The Vulpes vulpes isolate BD-2025 chromosome 10, VulVul3, whole genome shotgun sequence genome has a window encoding:
- the TFIP11 gene encoding tuftelin-interacting protein 11 — MSLSHLYRDGEGHMDDDDDERENFEITDWDLQNEFNPNRQRHWQTKEEATYGVWAERDSDEERPSFGGKRARDYSAPVNFISAGLKKGAAEEAELEDSEDEEKPVKQDDFPKDFGPKKLKTGGNFKPSQKGFAGGTKSFMDFGSWERHTKGIGQKLLQKMGYVPGRGLGKNAQGIINPIEAKQRKGKGAVGAYGSERTTQSLQDFPVVDSEEEAEEEFQKELSQWRKDPSGSKKKPKYSYKTVEELKAKGRISKKLAAPQKELSQVKVIDMTGREQKVYYSYSQISHKHNVPDDGLPLPSQQPPQPGKEAKAPGFALPELEHNLQLLIDLTEQEIIQSDRQLQYERDMVVNLSHELEKMSEVLEHEERVIANLSKVLEMVEECERRLQPSCSNPLTLDECARIFETLQDKYYEEYRMSDRVDLAVAIVYPLMKEYFKEWDPLKDCAYGTQVISRWKTLLENDQLLSHGGQDLSADAFHRLIWEVWMPFVRNIVTQWQPRNCDPMVDFLDSWVHIIPVWILDNILDQLIFPKLQKEVENWNPLTDTVPIHSWVHPWLPLMQARLEPLYSPIRSKLSSALQKWHPSDSSAKLILQPWKDVFTPGSWEAFMVKNIVPKLGMCLGELVINPHQQHMDAFYWVIDWEGMISVSSLVGLLEKHFFPKWLQVLCSWLSNSPNYEEITKWYLGWKSMFSDQVLAHPSVKDKFNEALDIMNRAVSSNVGAYMQPGARENIAYLTHTERRKDFQYEAMQERREAENMAQRGIGVAASSVPMNFKDLIETKAEEHNIVFMPVIGKRHEGKQLYTFGRIVIYIDRGVVFVQGEKTWVPTSLQSLIDMAK, encoded by the exons ATGTCACTGTCCCACTTGTACCGGGATGGGGAAGGCCACAtggatgatgatgacgatgagcGGGAGAACTTTGAGATCACCGACTGGGATCTCCAGAATGAATTTAACCCCAACCGGCAGCGCCACTGGCAGACCAAGGAAGAGGCCACCTATGGAGTGTGGGCAGAGAGAGATTCAGATGAAGAGAGGCCCAGCTTTGGAGGCAAACG GGCCCGCGACTACTCTGCACCAGTCAACTTCATCAGCGCCGGTCTCAAGAAAGGGGCAGCAGAGGAGGCCGAGCTGGAAGATTCGGAAGATGAAGAGAAGCCTGTTAAGCAGGATGACTTTCCTAAAGACTTCGGACCCAAGAAGTTAAAGACG GGTGGCAATTTTAAACCCAGCCAGAAAGGCTTTGCAGGAGGAACCAAGTCTTTCATGGATTTTGGCAGCTGGGAAAGACACACAAAAGGCATTGGACAGAAGCTTCTTCAGAAGATGGGCTACGTTCCTGGAAGGGGCCTGGGGAAGAACGCACAAG GTATCATTAACCCGATCGAAGcgaagcagagaaaggggaaaggtgCCGTGGGAGCTTATGGCTCAGAGCGCACCACTCAGTCCCTACAAGACTTCCCCGTGGTCGActcagaagaagaagcagaagag GAGTTTCAGAAGGAGCTGAGCCAGTGGAGGAAAGACCCCAGTGGAAGCAAGAAGAAGCCCAAATACTCTTACAAGACAGTGGAAGAGTTGAAGGCCAAGGGCAGGATCAGCAAGAAGCTTGCTGCCCCCCAGAAGGAGCTTTCTCAGGTCAAG GTCATTGACATGACTGGCCGGGAGCAGAAGGTCTACTACAGCTACAGCCAGATCAGCCACAAGCACAATGTCCCCGATGATGGGCTGCCACTGCCATCCCAGCAGCCGCCGCAGCCTGGCAAAGAGGCCAAGGCGCCGGGCTTCGCCCTGCCTGAGCTGGAGCACAACCTGCAGCTGCTCATTGACCTCACAGAGCAGGAGATCATCCAGAGTGACCGGCAGCTGCAGTATGAGCGGGACATGGTGGTCAACCTGTCGCACGAGCTGGAGAAGATGTCAGAGGTCCTGGAGCATGAGGAGCGGGTCATTGCCAACCTCAGCAAGGTCCTGGAGATGGTGGAGGAGTGTGAGCGGCGCCTGCAGCCCTCCTGCAGCAACCCCCTCACCCTGGACGAGTGTGCCCGCATCTTTGAGACCCTGCAAGACAAGTACTACGAGGAGTACAGGATGTCCGACCGCGTGGACCTGGCCGTGGCCATTGTGTACCCGCTCATGAAGGAGTACTTCAAGGAGTGGGACCCGCTGAAG GACTGCGCTTACGGCACCCAGGTCATCTCCAGGTGGAAGACCCTCCTAGAGAATGACCAGCTCTTATCCCACGGCGGGCAGGACCTCTCGGCAGACGCCTTTCACAG GCTGATATGGGAAGTCTGGATGCCTTTTGTTCGAAATATCGTCACCCAGTGGCAGCCAAGGAACTGTGACCCGATGGTGGACTTTTTGGATAGTTGGGTGCACATTATTCCTGTGTGGATCTTAGATAACATTCTGGACCAGCTCATCTTCCCTAAGCTGCAGAAAGAG GTGGAAAACTGGAACCCACTGACAGACACCGTGCCCATCCACTCCTGGGTCCACCCGTGGCTGCCCCTCATGCAAGCACGCCTGGAACCACTCTATTCCCCCATTCGCAGCAAGCTCTCCAGCGCCCTGCAGAAGTGGCACCCCAGCGACTCCTCTGCCAAGCTCATCCTCCAGCCTTGGAAAGATGTCTTCACCCCTGGCTCCTGGGAAGCATTCATGGTCAAGAACATAGTGCCCAAACTAG GGATGTGTCTTGGGGAGTTAGTCATTAATCCCCACCAGCAGCACATGGATGCTTTTTACTGGGTCATCGACTGGGAAGGAATGATCTCCGTGTCCAGCCTTGTGGGGCTGCTTGAGAAACACTTCTTCCCCAAGTGGCTTCAG GTACTTTGCTCTTGGCTTAGTAACAGCCCAAATTATGAGGAGATCACCAAGTGGTACCTGGGTTGGAAGTCCATGTTCTCAGACCAAGTGCTGGCACACCCATCTGTCAAAGACAAATTTAACGAAGCACTTGATATCATGAACAGGGCAGTGTCCTCCAATGTTG GTGCCTACATGCAGCCCGGAGCACGGGAGAACATAGCCTACCTCACCCacacagagaggaggaaagacttCCAGTATGAGGCCATGCAGGAGCGACGGGAGGCTGAGAACATGGCCCAGAGGGGCATTGGTGTGGCCGCCAGCTCTGTGCCCATGAACTTTAAGGACCTCATTGAGACCAAGGCCGAGGAGCACAACATCGTTTTCATGCCGGTCATCGGGAAGCGACACGAAGGGAAGCAGCTTTACACCTTTGGCCGCATCGTCATCTACATTGACCGGGGAGTCGTGTTTGTCCAGGGTGAGAAGACCTGGGTGCCCACCTCCCTGCAAAGCCTGATTGACATGGCCAAGTAG